A stretch of the Lolium perenne isolate Kyuss_39 chromosome 3, Kyuss_2.0, whole genome shotgun sequence genome encodes the following:
- the LOC127343138 gene encoding GDSL esterase/lipase At1g28570, producing MIAFGPVDTFSVHTPHRAHRREKGMSSSTSMSVVAVVLLVLAAAQPARADPACYSRLFNFGDSLSDTGNYHFVFPNDNREPAMRLPYGETFFNRSTGRFSNGRLIVDFIAEALELPFLRPYWSGQSAKDFARGANFAVGGATALSPEFFEENDAPLPNPDTVCLDKELDWFSDLLEFLCPNDLADCTNMMDKSLFLVGEIGGNDYNLPIFTEVSFEKIRTFTPSVIAKISSTVTKLIELGAKTLLVPGNLPIGCVPAYLMRFESDEEEYYEPDTGCIRWMNEFSQYHNKLLVDELEKLRKLHPGVVIIYADYYGAAMKVFRSPEQFGIKYPLVACCGGEGFYGVSETGGCGYGEYKVRDDPEKYGSWDGFHPSEAVYKAIANGLLRGPYTQPPIATTTNSCPQLTEIVSSFENKVLSDL from the exons ATGATCGCTTTCGGCCCCGTGGACACATTCTCCGTCCACACTCCACATCGAGCCCACCGCAGAGAAAAGGGCATGTCTTCCTCTACCTCCATGTCAGTGGTGGCGGTGGTTCTACTGGTACTGGCGGCGGCACAGCCAGCGCGGGCGGATCCGGCGTGCTACTCGCGCTTGTTCAACTTCGGGGACTCCCTGTCGGACACGGGCAACTACCACTTCGTCTTCCCAAACGACAACCGCGAGCCCGCGATGAGGCTGCCCTACGGCGAGACCTTCTTCAACCGCTCCACCGGCCGCTTCTCCAACGGCCGCCtcatcgtcgacttcatcg CGGAAGCACTGGAGCTGCCGTTCTTGCGGCCGTACTGGAGCGGGCAGAGCGCCAAGGACTTCGCGCGCGGGGCCAACTTCGCCGTTGGCGGCGCCACGGCGCTGAGCCCGGAATTCTTCGAGGAGAATGACGCGCCCCTGCCTAACCCTGACACGGTGTGCCTCGACAAGGAGTTGGATTGGTTCAGCGACCTGCTCGAGTTTCTCTGCCCCAACGATTTGGCCG ATTGCACCAACATGATGGACAAATCTCTCTTCTTAGTTGGTGAAATTGGGGGCAATGATTACAACCTACCTATTTTCACTGAGGTGTCCTTTGAGAAGATTCGCACCTTCACCCCGAGTGTTATTGCGAAAATTTCTTCTACTGTTACC AAATTGATAGAGCTGGGTGCTAAAACGTTGCTAGTTCCTGGCAACCTTCCAATTGGCTGCGTCCCAGCATACCTCATGAGATTTGAGAGTGACGAGGAAGAATATTATGAGCCAGACACTGGTTGCATACGTTGGATGAACGAGTTCTCGCAATATCATAACAAACTTCTTGTGGATGAGTTGGAAAAATTGCGGAAGCTTCATCCTGGCGTGGTGATCATCTATGCTGATTACTATGGAGCTGCTATGAAGGTTTTCCGTTCTCCTGAGCAATTTG GGATCAAGTATCCTTTGGTGGCTTGCTGTGGTGGAGAAGGATTTTATGGTGTGTCGGAAACTGGAGGATGTGGATACGGAGAATACAAGGTTCGTGATGATCCAGAAAAGTACGGATCATGGGATGGCTTCCATCCATCAGAAGCTGTATACAAAGCAATTGCGAATGGCCTGTTGAGAGGACCATACACCCAGCCTCcgattgccaccaccaccaattcaTGTCCACAACTTACTGAGATTGTCTCTTCTTTTGAAAACAAGGTCCTCTCTGATTTGTAA